A window of the Deltaproteobacteria bacterium genome harbors these coding sequences:
- a CDS encoding arylsulfatase, whose amino-acid sequence MKTKATMLTILMAVAWALIGSHPAMAQHTTVAPGSPGATTTIDGRYLPNPPQSFGGEINPNAAESKPYWPAVVVPPKGAPNILLIMTDDVGFAAPSTFGGVIPTPALDRIASSGLRYTAFHTTALCSPTRAALLTGRNHHSVGTGVVVDQATGYPGYNSIIPRDAVAIGEILRYNGYDTSWYGKDHNVPQWEASQAGPFHNWPTGAVKGFDYYYGFLGDDSSQWQPGMLFRNTTPIQPQTGKPGWNLVTAMADEAIGRIKMLNDVQPNRPFMIYYAPGATHSPHHPTPEWIEKISDMHLFDQGWNKLRETIFANQKKLGVIPQNAQLTVWPDSIPQWDTLPPETKKLYIRQADVYAAFLAYTDYEIGRVIQAIADTGKLDDTLVIYISGDNGASPEGTLNGLYNEFAVANGVHPTVEENMKFYDAWGSDQTYPHYAVGWAWAFDTPYKWTKQVASYFGGTRNGMAMAWPARIRDKGGIRNQFHHVIDVVPTILEAVGVPEPVSVNGVAQKPIEGVSMAYTWDKANAKAPSKRTTQYFEMFGKRAIYHDGWIASTPPLNPPWEISLKQAPTDVMNGFTWELYHVDEDWTQSNDLAAEMPDKLRDMQQLFTLEATKYHVFPLDDSILSRFIGHKPSYSPGRTEFTYSGELSNVPFAETGSAPSLLNRSYTITAEVEIPQDGAEGMLMTDGGRFAGYGFYLLKGRPVFTWDLIALERVKWQAKEALTPGKHTLVFDWKYDGPGLGKGGTGTLKVDGKIADSHPMPRSLPIAVAWDEPFSVGLDTGTPVDDQDYQVPFRFTGTISKLTVKLGPHEMAAAEKEKVDKTMRDRQ is encoded by the coding sequence ATGAAGACGAAAGCAACGATGCTCACGATTTTGATGGCGGTAGCTTGGGCCTTGATCGGCTCGCATCCGGCGATGGCGCAGCACACCACCGTCGCGCCGGGTTCGCCCGGCGCGACGACCACGATCGACGGCCGGTATCTGCCCAATCCGCCGCAGTCGTTCGGCGGCGAGATCAATCCCAACGCGGCGGAGTCGAAGCCGTATTGGCCGGCGGTCGTCGTGCCTCCTAAGGGCGCGCCAAACATTCTGTTGATCATGACCGATGACGTCGGCTTTGCGGCGCCGTCCACCTTCGGCGGCGTGATCCCGACGCCGGCCCTGGACCGCATTGCCAGCTCCGGTCTACGTTATACCGCATTCCACACCACGGCGCTGTGCTCGCCGACGCGCGCCGCGCTCCTCACCGGCCGCAACCACCACTCGGTGGGCACCGGCGTCGTCGTCGACCAGGCGACGGGCTATCCCGGCTACAACAGCATCATCCCACGTGACGCCGTCGCCATCGGCGAGATCCTCCGGTACAACGGCTACGACACGTCGTGGTACGGCAAGGATCACAACGTGCCGCAGTGGGAGGCGAGCCAGGCCGGTCCCTTCCACAACTGGCCGACCGGGGCCGTCAAGGGCTTCGACTACTACTATGGATTCCTGGGCGACGACTCCAGCCAGTGGCAGCCGGGCATGCTGTTTCGTAACACCACGCCGATCCAGCCGCAGACTGGCAAACCCGGCTGGAACCTGGTCACCGCCATGGCCGACGAGGCGATTGGGCGTATCAAGATGCTGAACGACGTCCAGCCCAACCGACCCTTCATGATCTACTACGCACCCGGCGCCACCCACTCGCCGCACCATCCGACGCCCGAGTGGATCGAGAAGATCAGCGACATGCACCTGTTCGATCAGGGCTGGAACAAGCTGCGCGAGACCATCTTCGCCAACCAGAAGAAGCTCGGAGTGATTCCGCAGAACGCCCAGCTCACGGTCTGGCCGGACAGCATCCCGCAGTGGGACACGCTCCCGCCCGAGACGAAGAAGCTCTACATCCGGCAAGCCGACGTCTATGCAGCGTTCCTGGCGTATACCGACTACGAGATCGGTCGCGTGATCCAGGCGATTGCGGACACTGGCAAGCTCGACGATACGCTGGTCATCTATATCAGCGGCGACAACGGTGCCAGCCCCGAAGGCACGCTCAACGGTCTGTACAACGAGTTTGCCGTTGCCAATGGCGTGCACCCGACGGTCGAAGAGAACATGAAGTTCTATGATGCCTGGGGCTCCGACCAGACCTACCCGCACTACGCCGTGGGCTGGGCCTGGGCCTTCGACACGCCCTATAAGTGGACCAAGCAGGTCGCCTCCTATTTCGGTGGCACCCGCAACGGTATGGCCATGGCCTGGCCGGCGCGCATCAGGGACAAGGGTGGCATCCGCAACCAGTTCCACCATGTGATCGACGTTGTGCCGACGATCCTCGAAGCGGTTGGCGTACCCGAGCCGGTGTCGGTCAACGGGGTGGCGCAGAAGCCGATCGAAGGTGTGAGCATGGCGTATACCTGGGACAAGGCGAACGCCAAAGCACCGTCGAAGCGTACCACGCAGTACTTCGAGATGTTCGGCAAACGCGCCATCTACCACGACGGCTGGATCGCCTCGACGCCTCCGCTGAACCCGCCATGGGAAATATCGTTGAAGCAGGCACCCACGGATGTCATGAACGGTTTCACCTGGGAGCTGTACCACGTCGACGAGGACTGGACGCAATCCAACGACCTCGCCGCCGAGATGCCCGACAAGCTGCGTGACATGCAGCAGCTGTTCACGCTGGAGGCGACGAAGTACCACGTATTCCCGCTCGACGACTCCATCCTCAGCAGGTTCATCGGACACAAGCCGAGCTACTCCCCCGGCCGGACCGAGTTCACCTACTCGGGCGAACTCTCGAACGTGCCGTTCGCTGAGACCGGCAGCGCGCCGAGCCTGCTGAACCGGTCGTACACCATCACGGCCGAAGTCGAGATCCCTCAGGACGGCGCCGAGGGCATGCTGATGACCGACGGCGGACGCTTCGCCGGCTACGGCTTCTATCTGCTGAAGGGTCGGCCGGTCTTCACGTGGGACTTGATCGCCCTCGAACGCGTCAAGTGGCAGGCGAAGGAGGCGCTCACGCCGGGCAAGCACACGCTGGTGTTCGACTGGAAATATGACGGCCCAGGCCTGGGCAAGGGCGGCACCGGCACCTTGAAGGTAGACGGCAAAATCGCGGACAGCCATCCCATGCCGCGCAGTTTGCCGATCGCCGTCGCGTGGGACGAGCCCTTCAGCGTCGGCCTCGATACCGGCACGCC
- a CDS encoding DUF1298 domain-containing protein, which translates to MKSQAMKSTLLVCGLLASLVRFDAGALGRLLFNLGVSNVPGPQQPFYLLGTRLRLLSCVAPVADGVGLTIGVASYYGTIGLFPTACRTIVPDTAFLAGCVN; encoded by the coding sequence GTGAAATCACAGGCGATGAAATCAACGTTGCTCGTATGCGGCCTGCTCGCGTCACTCGTGCGCTTCGACGCGGGCGCCCTCGGCCGGCTGTTGTTCAACCTGGGGGTTTCCAACGTCCCGGGTCCGCAGCAGCCGTTCTACCTCCTGGGCACCCGGCTGCGACTCCTCTCCTGCGTTGCCCCTGTCGCCGACGGCGTGGGGCTCACCATCGGCGTTGCAAGCTACTACGGAACGATCGGGCTGTTCCCAACCGCGTGTCGTACGATCGTTCCGGATACCGCGTTCCTCGCCGGCTGCGTCAACTAG
- a CDS encoding peptidyl-prolyl cis-trans isomerase: MLGRWLREPLLQFLLFGLLLFAGYHLLNRNPDPRDQPERIDLTADDLRQIRIAWLAQGRSDLTPEQMQSLVDAKVREEILYREALALGLDKGDTIVKRRLAQKMEFLFEDVAALREPTADELKLWFEKNSERFTLPARTTFRHLYFSPDRRGPRTRADAAQGLAKMAGKPADSPEATALADRFMFQDYYADRSFDDVAKTFGPPFARALFQIAPGSWAGPIESGYGWHLVWVDAMTPARVPSFDEVEPDIKTGWIEDQRAQIRQRAFEAMRARYQVVMPKDVSVADVASLPAPEIPPLAGVVPE, translated from the coding sequence ATGCTCGGACGCTGGCTGCGAGAGCCGCTGCTGCAGTTCCTGTTGTTCGGGCTCCTGCTGTTCGCCGGCTATCACCTGCTGAACCGCAATCCCGATCCGCGCGACCAGCCAGAACGCATCGATCTCACCGCCGACGATCTGCGCCAGATCCGCATCGCGTGGCTCGCGCAGGGGCGCTCCGATCTCACCCCCGAGCAGATGCAAAGTCTCGTCGACGCCAAGGTGCGCGAGGAGATCCTCTACCGCGAGGCGCTGGCGCTTGGCCTCGACAAGGGCGACACGATCGTCAAGCGCCGGCTGGCGCAGAAGATGGAGTTCCTCTTCGAGGACGTGGCGGCGCTGCGTGAACCTACGGCCGACGAACTCAAGCTGTGGTTCGAGAAGAACTCGGAGCGCTTCACACTACCTGCACGCACCACGTTCCGGCATCTCTACTTCTCGCCCGATCGGCGGGGGCCGCGCACGCGAGCGGATGCGGCGCAGGGGCTGGCGAAGATGGCCGGTAAGCCCGCGGACTCACCAGAGGCGACCGCGCTCGCCGATCGCTTCATGTTCCAGGACTACTACGCCGATCGCTCGTTCGACGACGTGGCCAAGACGTTCGGTCCACCCTTCGCGCGGGCGCTCTTCCAAATCGCGCCCGGCTCCTGGGCGGGCCCGATCGAGTCCGGCTACGGCTGGCACCTGGTATGGGTCGATGCGATGACGCCCGCGCGTGTGCCGTCCTTCGACGAGGTGGAGCCGGACATCAAGACCGGATGGATCGAGGACCAGCGCGCGCAAATCCGCCAGCGGGCGTTCGAAGCGATGCGAGCGCGCTATCAAGTCGTCATGCCGAAGGACGTGAGCGTTGCGGACGTCGCCAGCCTGCCAGCGCCGGAGATCCCTCCGCTCGCGGGCGTTGTTCCGGAATGA
- a CDS encoding DUF3604 domain-containing protein: MRLELRARSTVVLGIVLSLVTGLPAVAANPERDAYFGETHVHTSWSLDAFAIGNLLTNPGDAYKYFKGEPIKHPLGYDVKIDTPLDWAGVTDHSEYAGVVNLANEPGSAVSKLSVAQPLILKARTKEEMERVALYAINTLASGPPVPALMAPEIAGTVWKRNVALADQANEPGKFTAFCSYEWTSMPNNMNLHRNIFFKDCAKVPPMPFSALDSKHPVDLWDWMDGQRKAGNDLLAISHNANLSDGRMFPTEVDTKGRPIDAAYAASRTRNEPLIEIKQLKGTSETHPLLSPNDEFASFEIMSVLLGNPPGRIPHIVGSYARQALKDGLTMQDTEGFNPYKFGFGAASDSHNTAVPYRQDNFFGGHSFTDGTIEARMSGNLVGGMFDARTEGTSGLTGVWAEENTRAALFEGMSRKETFAVTGPHIKVRVFGGWEYTPDMLADKDWVKTGYAKGVPMGGDLPPATGKAPAFMVWAVKDPTSGNLDRIQIVKGWTKSGQSYEKIFDVVWAGDRKPDKWTGVVPPIGSTVDIEKATYENTIGSVELKTVWSDPEFDPSLHAFYYARVLEIPTPRWTTIQAAKLGIAPPDVVAPTLQERAWSSPIWYTPSAEARKAAKPGTTVADLKKQGAMALNDDQLKTLIVEKSVWLQNTVTGEKYMIIYGALGKGTNAKPLTPADPGYVTQHLPVNQGQFQVRYVGRNVAMQSLTGDAAGASYLGGSRTYNINKGKIVIELEGTPIEVSVYKLGDKYVGARSNEFGYANYEIVPHVGELNPLEASAKPSKH, from the coding sequence ATGCGACTCGAATTGCGTGCAAGAAGCACCGTCGTGCTGGGCATCGTACTCTCTCTCGTGACTGGGCTTCCGGCCGTCGCTGCGAATCCCGAGCGCGATGCTTACTTCGGCGAAACCCACGTCCACACGAGCTGGTCGCTCGACGCGTTCGCCATCGGGAATCTCCTCACCAATCCCGGCGACGCGTACAAGTACTTCAAGGGCGAGCCGATCAAGCATCCACTCGGCTACGACGTCAAGATCGACACGCCGCTCGACTGGGCGGGTGTCACCGACCACTCCGAGTACGCGGGCGTGGTCAATCTGGCGAACGAGCCGGGGTCCGCGGTCAGCAAGCTCTCCGTCGCACAGCCGCTCATCCTGAAGGCCAGGACAAAGGAAGAGATGGAACGGGTCGCGCTGTATGCCATCAACACCCTGGCCAGCGGACCGCCAGTCCCGGCGCTCATGGCCCCCGAGATTGCCGGGACGGTTTGGAAGCGCAACGTCGCGCTCGCCGATCAGGCGAACGAGCCGGGGAAGTTCACGGCCTTCTGCTCCTATGAGTGGACCTCGATGCCGAACAACATGAACTTGCACCGTAACATCTTCTTTAAGGACTGCGCTAAGGTGCCGCCGATGCCCTTCAGTGCCCTGGACTCGAAGCATCCCGTCGATCTCTGGGACTGGATGGACGGCCAACGAAAGGCCGGGAACGATCTGCTGGCCATTTCGCACAACGCCAATCTTTCGGACGGGCGCATGTTCCCCACCGAGGTCGACACCAAGGGCCGCCCTATCGACGCCGCCTATGCAGCGTCGCGCACCCGCAACGAACCGCTGATCGAGATCAAGCAATTGAAGGGCACGTCGGAAACGCACCCGCTCCTCTCGCCCAACGACGAGTTCGCGAGCTTCGAGATCATGTCGGTACTGTTGGGCAATCCGCCGGGCCGCATTCCGCACATCGTTGGCAGCTACGCGCGGCAGGCTCTGAAGGACGGCCTCACCATGCAGGACACGGAGGGATTCAATCCTTACAAGTTCGGATTCGGCGCCGCGTCCGACTCGCACAACACCGCCGTCCCCTACCGTCAGGACAACTTCTTCGGCGGTCATTCCTTCACCGATGGAACGATCGAGGCGCGCATGTCCGGAAACCTGGTCGGTGGGATGTTCGACGCGCGCACGGAAGGTACGAGCGGGCTGACAGGGGTGTGGGCCGAGGAGAACACGCGCGCCGCGCTCTTCGAGGGCATGAGCCGTAAGGAGACTTTCGCCGTCACCGGGCCGCACATCAAGGTGCGGGTCTTCGGCGGATGGGAGTACACCCCCGACATGCTGGCGGACAAAGATTGGGTCAAGACCGGCTACGCGAAGGGCGTGCCGATGGGCGGCGATCTGCCGCCAGCCACGGGCAAGGCGCCGGCGTTCATGGTCTGGGCCGTGAAGGATCCCACCTCAGGCAATCTCGATCGTATCCAGATCGTGAAGGGCTGGACGAAGAGCGGGCAGAGCTACGAGAAGATTTTCGACGTCGTCTGGGCGGGTGATCGCAAGCCCGACAAGTGGACCGGTGTCGTGCCGCCGATCGGCAGCACGGTGGACATCGAGAAGGCGACCTACGAGAACACGATCGGATCGGTCGAGCTGAAGACGGTGTGGAGCGATCCCGAGTTCGATCCGAGCCTGCACGCCTTCTACTACGCCCGTGTGCTCGAGATCCCGACACCGCGCTGGACCACGATCCAGGCAGCGAAACTCGGCATCGCGCCGCCCGACGTTGTGGCGCCGACCCTACAGGAGCGGGCGTGGAGTTCGCCGATCTGGTACACGCCGAGCGCCGAGGCCCGCAAGGCCGCTAAGCCCGGCACCACCGTGGCCGATCTCAAGAAGCAAGGCGCGATGGCGCTCAATGACGATCAGCTCAAAACGCTCATCGTGGAGAAGTCGGTCTGGCTGCAGAACACGGTGACTGGCGAAAAGTACATGATCATCTACGGCGCGCTGGGCAAGGGCACAAACGCAAAGCCACTCACACCCGCCGACCCCGGGTACGTCACTCAGCACCTCCCAGTCAACCAGGGCCAGTTCCAGGTACGGTACGTGGGACGGAACGTGGCGATGCAGAGTCTGACCGGCGACGCGGCCGGCGCCAGCTATCTCGGCGGCTCCCGGACATACAACATCAACAAGGGGAAGATCGTCATCGAGCTCGAAGGCACGCCGATCGAGGTCTCCGTCTACAAGCTGGGCGACAAGTACGTCGGTGCGCGCAGCAACGAGTTCGGCTACGCCAACTACGAGATCGTCCCGCACGTTGGCGAGTTGAACCCGTTGGAGGCGAGCGCGAAGCCGTCGAAGCATTGA
- a CDS encoding DUF202 domain-containing protein has translation MAKLRTQLALDRTTLAWIRTTLTMATFGFGTVGFFRSLREKSPTPEAVHLHESAIRFGIALIILGIVATVLAGISHWVTLRRLRRNEDVILSQWPLSIAVAMLLAIIGMVSLWNLLSR, from the coding sequence ATGGCGAAGCTCCGAACGCAACTCGCGCTCGACCGCACCACCCTTGCCTGGATCCGAACCACTCTGACGATGGCAACGTTTGGCTTTGGTACGGTCGGATTCTTCCGATCTCTGAGAGAGAAATCTCCCACTCCGGAAGCCGTCCATTTGCATGAGAGCGCCATACGGTTCGGCATTGCCCTCATCATACTGGGCATCGTTGCCACGGTGTTAGCAGGGATTTCTCACTGGGTGACGTTGCGCCGGCTGCGTCGCAATGAGGACGTAATTCTAAGCCAGTGGCCTCTGAGTATCGCCGTGGCCATGCTGCTAGCCATCATCGGCATGGTGTCGCTGTGGAATTTGCTCTCGCGGTGA